In one Drosophila gunungcola strain Sukarami chromosome 2R unlocalized genomic scaffold, Dgunungcola_SK_2 000011F, whole genome shotgun sequence genomic region, the following are encoded:
- the LOC128255480 gene encoding sodium/potassium-transporting ATPase subunit alpha — MSTKPVSKWGSNNVGFACSHAMKGYGFGVAIACGKDTDVGTMTALSFRERPPSRVERHQTQIGYYTLVMIGIVCILLLWTTGLERGEILYEVNLSLLIALTPFYLPFIVYWGMRRTKNQMNKKQCYVRNLRSTTTVGLSTVIVTDLEGTMTKRRMRVSEIFVDMELLSAENLDLNAQSSRFIELIRASVLCNDAVICPGNIGVPKMQKDMYGSILDIALLKFGLLALPNIDQLRRDHEKVANKHYSSADKMQVTVHRTRDEEGQPKLILLMKGHCDVVVRRCSTFGLRGEELPLDNQLQDIVLNLADGLLEAGRHVRAFAYKELSNELELRRFSQVSTSTGLEDGEYKYRDYLAVDTFALRFLGMIATHNPARSTIPRAVVRCRSAGIKLILVTRRKRKLAKSLAVDVGILAAPWEAFQARGSLAGTDIVDMSKLADEKPHHQRWHIEQLLLDRRDLVCAKTSTEQLHWIVDACRRLGAVVSIIGSTLHDTPAIRSGHVGVAKFGCAVMCEASADLILLDSSFATLVSVVADSRLLYENLKKALAYCLATNTTSILVYIAFFLLRVPFHIHIMAELILAFFVNLLPAMTLIYEPPEEKLMQQMPKVYDDFLLNSRLLFVSHILVGTIEAAAVFMTYFVFMAGKGFVPRTLVGQHIMWHDKVVTDITDAFGQEWTSAARQRLECQASSLCLMSLITMQCTNLVLTKTGRANLLAHGFDNWRLTVAVVFLICLCAGISLLNATVCLRTEGTNELKFGRFLWTICPFVALLVFLESTRRYFLRLFPDSWLELATMY; from the exons ATGAGTACCAAACCTGTGTCGAAATGGGGCTCCAACAACGTGGGCTTCGCCTGCAGTCATGCGATGAAGGGCTATGGCTTCGGCGTGGCAATTGCTTGTGGCAAGGACACCGATGTGGGAACGATGACGGCACTCAGTTTCCGGGAGCGTCCTCCAAGTCGAGTGGAAAGGCACCAGACGCAA ATTGGTTATTATACGCTCGTGATGATCGGAATAGTGTGCATCCTGCTGCTCTGGACCACCGGACTGGAGAGAGGTGAAATTTTGTACGAAGTCAATCTCTCACTCCTGATTGCCCTGACACCCTTCTACCTGCCCTTCATCGTCTACTGGGGCATGCGGAGGACTAAGAACCAAATGAACAAGAAGCAGTGCTATGTGAGGAACCTGCGCAGCACCACCACAGTGGGCCTCAGCACGGTGATCGTCACCGATCTGGAGGGCACAATGACCAAGCGCCGGATGCGGGTATCCGAGATCTTCGTGGACATGGAACTGTTGAGCGCTGAAAACTTAGATTTGAATGCCCAAAGTTCGCGTTTCATTGAGCTCATCCGGGCCTCTGTTCTCTGCAACGATGCGGTCATCTGTCCGGGAAACATCGGAGTGCCCAAGATGCAGAAGGACATGTACGGCAGTATCCTCGACATAGCTCTGCTCAAGTTCGGCCTGCTGGCCCTGCCCAACATCGACCAGCTGCGTCGCGACCACGAGAAGGTGGCCAACAAGCACTACTCCAGTGCGGACAAGATGCAGGTCACGGTGCACAGGACTCGCGACGAAGAGGGCCAGCCGAAGCTCATCCTGCTGATGAAGGGCCACTGCGACGTGGTGGTGCGCCGGTGCTCCACCTTCGGCCTCCGTGGCGAGGAGCTGCCGCTGGACAACCAGCTGCAGGACATCGTCCTCAACCTGGCGGACGGACTCTTGGAGGCGGGGCGCCACGTTCGCGCCTTTGCCTACAAGGAGCTGAGCAATGAGCTGGAGCTCCGACGCTTCTCGCAGGTGAGCACCAGCACGGGCTTGGAGGACGGGGAGTACAAGTACCGGGACTACCTGGCCGTGGACACCTTCGCGCTGAGGTTCCTCGGCATGATTGCCACGCACAATCCGGCGAGGAGCACCATTCCTCGGGCAGTGGTTCGCTGCAGGTCGGCGGGCATTAAGTTGATCCTGGTAACGCGCCGCAAACGGAAATTGGCCAAGTCGCTGGCCGTAGATGTGGGCATCCTGGCGGCGCCCTGGGAGGCGTTTCAGGCCAGAGGGTCTCTGGCCGGCACCGACATAGTGGACATGTCCAAGTTAGCCGACGAGAAGCCGCACCACCAGCGCTGGCACATCGAACAGCTGCTCCTGGATCGGCGCGACTTGGTGTGTGCCAAAACGAGCACGGAACAGCTCCACTGGATCGTGGACGCCTGTCGCCGGCTGGGAGCAGTGGTCTCCATCATCGGTAGCACCCTCCATGACACACCCGCCATAAGGAGCGGCcatgtgggcgtggccaagTTCGGGTGTGCCGTCATGTGCGAGGCCAGTGCCGATCTCATCTTGCTGGACAGCTCCTTCGCCACCTTGGTCAGTGTCGTGGCCGATAGTCGTCTGTTGTACGAGAACCTTAAGAAGGCTCTGGCCTACTGCTTGGCCACCAACACCACCTCCATCCTGGTGTACATCGCCTTCTTCCTGCTCCGCGTTCCCTTTCACATCCACATCATGGCTGAGCTCATCCTGGCCTTCTTCGTGAACTTG CTTCCTGCCATGACCCTAATTTATGAGCCCCCAGAGGAGAAACTGATGCAGCAGATGCCCAAAGTCTACGACGACTTTCTGCTTAATAGTCG ACTACTTTTCGTGTCCCACATCCTTGTGGGAACCATCGAAGCCGCTGCTGTTTTCATGACCTACTTTGTGTTCATGGCTGGCAAGGGATTTGTGCCCAGGACATTGGTGGGTCAGCACATCATGTGGCACGACAAGGTGGTCACCGACATCACCGACGCTTTTGGCCAGGAATGG ACCAGTGCGGCTCGGCAAAGACTGGAGTGCCAGGCGTCCTCCCTCTGCCTGATGAGCCTCATCACGATGCAGTGCACCAACCTGGTGTTGACCAAGACGGGACGTGCCAACCTGCTGGCCCATGGCTTCGACAACTGGCGGCTAACTGTGGCAGTCGTCTTTTTGATTTGCCTCTGCGCGGGTATCTCCCTTTTGAACGCCACTGTGTGCCTGCGAACGGAGGGGACCAACGAACTGAA ATTTGGCCGATTTCTTTGGACCATCTGCCCGTTCGTGGCCCTCCTGGTCTTCCTCGAATCCACGCGCAGATACTTTCTACGGCTTTTTCCGGACAGTTGGCTCGAGCTGGCGACTATGTATTGa
- the LOC128255481 gene encoding sodium/potassium-transporting ATPase subunit alpha-A, with protein sequence MVLWLKQISKWKGRCRCRCRCRFRCWRCKARKRGEEEVRQTENELWLEFYGPYLHIWPFQELCSRLETNVRQGLTAKAAAEKLARNGKNVLPLPLKQDVQFWKFIKDCFSILGIFILLCSFACFAIYFTFETDSKVKGKTDPEFLVAGIILLFCFFLSGLVLYLQDDDNEDMVMAFDELMPMYCTVLRDGKKMVILTQDVVIGDIVPIRYGQRIPADLRFFSSSGLEVNNVALTGYSKPVNIIPLANEGRQRFSRVEYIGDF encoded by the exons ATGGTACTCTGGCTGAAACAGATCTCGAAATGGAAAGGGAGGTGTAGGTGTAGGTGTAGGTGTAGGTTTAGGTGTTGGCGTTGCAAGGCCAGGAAGCGGGGCGAGGAGGAAGTGCGTCAAACGGAGAATGAATTGTGGCTGGAGTTCTACGGCCCATATCTGCACATCTGGCCATTTCAAGAGCTCTGTTCCAGATTGGAGACGAATGTCCGTCAG GGCCTAACGGCAAAGGCGGCGGCCGAGAAGCTAGCCCGAAACGGCAAGAATGTCCTGCCGCTTCCCCTTAAACAGGATGTGCAGTTTTGGAAATTTATAAAGGACTGCTTCAGCATCTTGGGCATCTTCATTCTGCTGTGTTCCTTCGCCTGCTTTGCCATATACTTCACATTCGAAACTGACTCAAAAGTCAAAGGAAAAACCGATCCAGAGTTTTTAGTAGCTGGAATCATCCTGCTCTTCTGTTTCTTTCTCTCAGGACTCGTGCTCTATCTGCAAGACGACGACAACGAGGATATGGTCATGGCATTCGATGAGTTAATGCCCATGTACTGCACTGTGTTAAGGGACGGGAAAAAGATGGTCATCCTCACCCAGGACGTGGTCATTGGCGATATTGTCCCCATCAGATACGGCCAACGGATTCCTGCCGATCTCCGATTCTTCAGCTCCTCGGGTCTGGAGGTTAACAACGTGGCTCTGACAGGATACTCCAAGCCCGTGAACATCATTCCGTTAGCGAACGAGGGACGGCAGCGATTCTCCAGAGTGGAATACATAGGGGACTTTTAA
- the LOC128255392 gene encoding 5-oxoprolinase: MSGNKYCFAIDRGGTFTDVLCICPGGKVRTMKLLSEDPERYSDAPREGIRRILKEETGEDLAASGLVDTSKIGWVRMGTTVATNALLERKGDPVVLVVNSGFRDLLYIGNQARPKIFDLHIRKPANLYKSVVEVDCRIVPEQADRCELNHSWKVLEGVAGTKYLEVRPVDEMAIRESLSVARDQGVSSVSVVLAHSYACPEHELRVGAIARELGFSHVTLSHQAMPMCRVVARGYTACAEAYLTPHVDRYLASFKSGFDKQLEGVDVLFMQSDGGLTNMENFRGARAILSGPAGGVVGYALTGARETELPLIGFDMGGTSTDVSRYAGTYEHVIESTTAGVTIQAPQLDINTVAAGGGSRLFFRSGIFVVGPESAGSHPGPACYKKGGPLTVTDANLILGRILPQYFPKIFGPKENEPLDHEIARSKFVDLQTEINEYLRASGDNRVLSVEEVALGFIRVANETMCRPIRALTQSRGLDTANHVLSCFGGAGGQHACAIARNLGIAKVVVHKYAGILSAYGMALADVVQEVQEPNGLEFSDANAKQLKERLDALSKQCHDKLAEQGFKRIELEPFLHLRYEGTDGALMVAPASGKQSSASNPLLVAYGDFNATFLERYRTEFGFVLQNRRIIVDDIRIRGLGKNETPPESEIQNASEVTPPAELGSRCRLHFDQGGFDAPIHLTKNLLAGHKIAGPAVLIDQLSTIVVEPECAVKVTQFGDLIMDVKTGGKHGINADLDPVHLSIFSHRFMSIAEQMGRVLQRTSISTNIKERLDFSCALFGPDGGLVSNAPHIPVHLGAMQETVQYQLRVRGETLKNGDVILANHPSAGGSHLPDLTVITPVFYENHPRPVFFVASRGHHADIGGITPGSMPPHSTSLAQEGAAFKSFLIVENGLFQEQQIIEQLTTPTAAKGAVGTRNLSDNLSDLKAQIAANHKGIQLVAELIDSYGLDVVQAYMSHIQKNAELAVRDMLRQIGRDTLDRTGSTVLEAKEFMDDGSPIALKVTIDAEQGSALCDFTGSGVEVWGNCNAPRAITLSALIYCLRCMVGHDVPLNQGCLAPIQVIIPKNSILDPSEGAAVVGGNVQTSQRIVDTVLKAFGVCAASQGCMNNITIGDETWGYYETVAGGAGAGPGWHGAGGVHTHMTNTRITDPEILELRYPMILKRFCLRTDGSGGRGQFHGGEGVERDLLFRKPVTLSVLTERRTLQPYGLAGGESGKSGRNLVVKKDGRVIALAGKTCIDVEAGDTFAMKTPGGGGFGPIEDFSKTGEGVNQENSKRYVERGTVFNYLQSQESA; encoded by the exons atgtCCGGCAACAAATACTGCTTCGCCATCGATCGCGGCGGCACCTTCACGGACGTACTGTGCATCTGTCCCGGCGGAAAAGTACGCACCATGAAGCTGCTCTCCGAGGATCCGGAGCGCTACAGCGATGCACCTCGCGAGGGCATCCGGCGGATCCTCAAAGAGGAGACCGGAGAGGATCTGGCAGCCAGTGGCTTGGTGGACACCTCGAAAATTGGTTGGGTTCGCATGGGCACCACGGTAGCTACCAATGCTTTGCTGGAGCGCAAAGGAGATCCCGTGGTTTTAGTGGTCAACAGTGGCTTCCGGGACCTCTTGTACATTGGCAACCAGGCGAGACCGAAGATCTTCGACCTCCACATCCGAAAGCCAGCGAATCTATATAAATCAGTGGTCGAGGTGGACTGCCGCATAGTTCCCGAGCAGGCGGATCGCTGTGAGCTGA ATCACAGCTGGAAGGTGCTAGAGGGTGTGGCCGGCACCAAGTATCTGGAGGTGCGACCAGTTGATGAGATGGCTATCCGAGAATCCCTCTCAGTCGCCCGGGATCAGGGCGTCTCCTCCGTGTCCGTGGTGCTGGCCCACAGCTACGCCTGTCCGGAGCACGAGCTCCGGGTGGGAGCCATCGCCCGGGAGCTGGGCTTCAGCCATGTGACGCTGTCCCACCAGGCCATGCCCATGTGCCGGGTGGTGGCCCGAGGCTATACGGCCTGTGCGGAGGCCTACCTGACGCCCCATGTGGATCGCTACCTGGCCAG CTTCAAATCTGGCTTCGACAAGCAGTTGGAGGGCGTGGATGTGCTGTTCATGCAATCGGACGGAGGCCTGACCAACATGGAGAACTTCCGTGGGGCTCGAGCCATTCTCAGCGGTCCAGCGGGAGGCGTTGTAGGATATGCTCTGACAGGAGCCCGGGAAACGGAGCTACCACTTATCGGCTTCGACATGGGCGGAACCTCAACGGACGTGTCCCGCTATGCGGGAACCTATGAGCACGTGATCGAAAGCACCACGGCAGGGGTAACAATCCAGGCTCCTCAGTTGGACATCAATACCGTGGCTGCAGGCGGCGGATCGCGATTGTTCTTCCGGTCTGGCATATTTGTGGTGGGTCCGGAATCGGCCGGATCCCATCCCGGACCTGCTTGCTACAAGAAGGGAGGTCCTCTGACCGTCACGGATGCCAATCTCATTCTGGGTCGCATTCTGCCGCAGTATTTCCCCAAGATCTTCGGTCCCAAGGAGAACGAACCACTGGATCATGAGATCGCCAGAAGTAAGTTCGTCGATTTGCAGACGGAAATCAATGAGTACTTGAGGGCTTCTGGCGATAATCGTGTCCTGAGCGTTGAGGAAGTGGCTCTCGGTTTCATTCGGGTGGCCAACGAAACCATGTGCCGTCCCATTCGAGCGTTGACCCAATCCCGAGGACTGGACACGGCCAACCATGTGCTCTCCTGCTTTGGAGGAGCAGGTGGTCAGCACGCCTGCGCCATCGCCCGCAATCTGGGAATCGCCAAG GTTGTGGTCCACAAATACGCCGGAATACTATCGGCCTATGGAATGGCTCTGGCCGACGTGGTCCAGGAGGTCCAGGAGCCGAATGGCCTGGAGTTCAGCGATGCAAATGCGAAACAGCTGAAGGAGCGTTTAGATGCCTTGTCGAAGCAATGTCATGATAAGTTAGCTGAGCAGGGATTCAAAAGAATTGAGCTTGAGCCCTTCCTCCATTTGCGATACGAAGGCACCGATGGCGCTTTAATGGTTGCTCCGGCATCTGGAAAGCAATCCTCGGCATCAAATCCCTTGCTGGTGGCCTACGGGGACTTCAATGCCACTTTCCTGGAACGGTATCGCACTGAATTCGGATTCGTATTGCAAAACAGACGCATCATTGTGGATGATATTCGCATTCGAGGATTGGGCAAGAACGAGACACCGCCGGAGTCGGAAATTCAAAATGCCTCCGAAGTGACGCCCCCAGCGGAGTTGGGTTCACGTTGTCGCCTTCACTTTGATCAGGGTGGCTTCGATGCTCCGATTCACCTGACCAAGAACCTCTTAGCCGGACACAAGATCGCCGGACCCGCGGTGCTCATAGATCAGCTTTCGACCATTGTGGTGGAGCCGGAGTGTGCGGTCAAAGTTACCCAGTTCGGAGACCTCATCATGGACGTGAAGACGGGTGGCAAGCATGGCATCAACGCGGACTTGGACCCAGTGCATCTGAGCATCTTCAGCCACCGCTTCATGAGCATCGCCGAGCAGATGGGCAGGGTGCTCCAGCGCACTTCTATTTCAACCAACATCAAGGAGCGCCTGGACTTTTCGTGTGCCCTTTTCGGGCCGGACGGTGGATTGGTGAGCAATGCTCCCCACATTCCAGTCCATCTGGGCGCCATGCAGGAGACGGTCCAATATCAGCTGAGGGTGCGCGGGGAGACCCTGAAGAACGGCGATGTCATCCTGGCCAACCATCCCTCAGCAGGAGGATCCCACCTCCCCGATTTGACGGTCATTACGCCGGTGTTTTATGA GAATCACCCGCGACCGGTCTTCTTTGTGGCCTCGCGAGGTCACCATGCGGATATCGGAGGCATTACTCCGGGCTCAATGCCGCCGCACTCCACCTCGTTGGCCCAGGAGGGAGCCGCATTCAAGTCCTTCCTGATCGTGGAGAATGGCCTGTTCCAGGAGCAGCAGATCATCGAGCAGCTGACCACGCCCACGGCCGCAAAGGGGGCGGTGGGTACTCGCAACCTGAGCGACAATCTGTCGGATCTGAAGGCCCAGATTGCGGCCAACCACAAGGGAATCCAGCTGGTGGCGGAGCTGATCGACAGCTATGGCTTGGATGTGGTGCAGGCCTACATGTCGCACATCCAGAAGAACGCTGAACTGGCGGTTCGTGACATGCTGCGGCAGATTGGCCGGGACACTCTGGACCGGACGGGATCCACGGTGCTGGAGGCGAAGGAGTTCATGGACGACGGCTCGCCCATAGCCCTCAAGGTGACCATCGATGCGGAGCAGGGATCGGCTCTGTGCGACTTCACCGGATCGGGGGTGGAGGTGTGGGGCAACTGCAATGCCCCGCGGGCAATCACCTTGTCGGCCCTGATCTACTGCCTGCGCTGCATGGTGGGCCACGATGTCCCCCTCAACCAGGGCTGCCTGGCGCCCATCCAGGTGATCATTCCGAAGAACTCTATACTGGATCCCTCGGAGGGAGCCGCCGTGGTCGGTGGCAATGTGCAGACCTCGCAGCGCATCGTGGACACCGTGCTCAAGGCTTTCGGAGTCTGTGCAGCCTCGCAGGGATGCATGAACAACATAACCATCGGGGACGAGACCTGGGGCTACTACGAGACCGTGGCCGGAGGAGCAGGCGCCGGACCCGGCTGGCATGGAGCCGGCGGCGTGCACACGCACATGACCAACACCCGCATCACTGATCCGGAAATCCTGGAGCTGCGCTATCCCATGATCCTGAAGCGGTTCTGTCTGCGCACCGATGGCTCCGGCGGACGAGGCCAGTTCCACGGGGGCGAGGGCGTAGAGCGGGATCTGCTTTTCCGTAAACCAGTGACCCTGTCCGTCCTAACGGAGCGAAGAACCCTGCAACCCTATGGCCTTGCTGGCGGAGAATCGGGTAAAAGTGGGCGTAACTTGGTGGTCAAAAAGGATGGTCGAGTGATAGCCTTGGCGGGAAAGACTTGCATCGATGTGGAGGCTGGG GATACCTTTGCCATGAAAACTCCCGGCGGTGGCGGATTTGGACCAATTGaagatttttccaaaactGGAGAAGGGGTGAATCAGGAAAACAGCAAGCGATATGTGGAGCGAGGGACTGTTTTTAACTACCTCCAATCCCAGGAATCTGCGTAA